The Bernardetia litoralis DSM 6794 genome includes a window with the following:
- a CDS encoding ABC transporter ATP-binding protein, which produces MSQGQSVIRVEALGKKYVIGNNQQERYQSLRDVISTKVKSIFSKPQENNNFTDFWALKDINFDIQQGDRVGIIGRNGAGKSTLLKVLSRITEPTTGSIAIKGRIASLLEVGTGFHPELSGRENIFLNGAILGMGRKEIKSKFDEIVDFSEIEKFLDTPVKRYSSGMYVRLAFAVAAHLEPEILIVDEVLAVGDSKFQKKCLGKMGEVSSQGRTILFVSHNTTFVRSLCNKGIWLDKGQVRQTGSTAEVINSYLSSMHDQVFDENSELHNSLNRRGRGDARFSKIIITDINNIELSSFLSGQDIKFNFKVKINEFLSSLSVCLMFKSPTGEIVTSTPLKDVSTFLNTNQKDYFISFSVLLEKTPFRAGEYEMYFWLGESNETFFDLVDSVLPPLQISTDKEEEELGYNPAAPYGFFDIATQIIS; this is translated from the coding sequence ATGAGTCAAGGTCAAAGTGTTATTCGTGTAGAAGCTTTAGGTAAAAAATATGTTATAGGAAACAATCAACAAGAACGTTATCAATCTTTACGTGATGTAATTAGTACCAAGGTAAAATCTATTTTTTCCAAGCCACAAGAAAACAATAATTTTACAGACTTTTGGGCATTAAAAGATATTAATTTTGATATTCAACAAGGTGACAGAGTAGGAATTATTGGACGTAATGGTGCTGGAAAATCTACTCTTTTGAAGGTTCTAAGTAGAATTACAGAACCCACTACAGGAAGTATAGCTATCAAAGGACGCATAGCAAGTTTATTAGAAGTTGGAACAGGTTTCCACCCCGAACTCTCTGGAAGAGAAAATATTTTCCTAAATGGTGCTATCTTGGGAATGGGCAGAAAAGAAATTAAATCTAAATTTGACGAAATTGTTGATTTTTCTGAAATAGAAAAATTTTTAGATACACCTGTAAAACGTTACTCTTCAGGAATGTATGTTCGGTTAGCTTTTGCCGTAGCTGCACACCTAGAACCCGAAATTTTGATTGTAGATGAAGTATTAGCAGTAGGAGATAGTAAGTTTCAGAAAAAGTGTTTAGGCAAAATGGGAGAGGTTTCTAGCCAAGGCAGAACAATTTTGTTTGTCAGTCATAATACTACTTTTGTCAGAAGTCTTTGTAATAAAGGGATTTGGTTGGATAAAGGACAAGTTAGGCAAACAGGTTCTACTGCAGAAGTAATAAATAGTTATTTATCATCTATGCACGACCAAGTTTTTGATGAAAATAGTGAGCTACACAATAGTTTGAATAGAAGAGGAAGAGGTGATGCTCGTTTTAGTAAAATTATTATTACTGATATAAATAATATAGAATTATCTAGTTTTTTGAGTGGACAGGATATTAAATTTAATTTTAAAGTAAAAATAAATGAGTTTTTATCTTCTCTTTCGGTATGTTTGATGTTTAAATCTCCAACAGGTGAAATTGTTACGAGTACTCCTCTAAAAGATGTTTCTACCTTTCTTAATACTAATCAAAAAGATTATTTTATCTCTTTTTCAGTTTTACTAGAAAAAACGCCTTTTCGTGCAGGTGAATATGAGATGTATTTTTGGCTAGGAGAATCAAATGAAACTTTTTTTGATTTGGTAGATTCTGTTCTTCCTCCTCTCCAAATATCAACTGATAAAGAAGAGGAAGAATTAGGTTATAATCCTGCTGCTCCATATGGATTTTTCGATATTGCTACACAAATTATTTCATAA
- a CDS encoding tetratricopeptide repeat protein: MNYKISKSERKQVYKNNIAFITIMIITLLTTILITFSSFAQNLQENDATVAYKQGKEQEKNASTAAHYEKVFQLYQKSAVLGYDSAQVALAQFYELGIGTNVDFLKAADLYQEALKKGNAQAAFRLGNLYEKGSGVEQNMEKAARCYLQAWGGKYPRAGEALERIDVKRWLPSDLPTYRFYLAMNNDAKAQYELGEMYLGIGKNTKPNWIKAKYWLEKAVTNNFVEAQLLLAKTHEEGQIVEKNISLATSYYNQAARQNNPTALAWLENQQNQENSENMRLTASKNTSTTSTKNEVIVLNHFEEGVKQWNIKNNQTAYTHFQKVSSKKEPQVLKYLAIMHKENLIPTANLGEAILYLNEYIVIYPEDAEGYKILGEIYLIKKQKSEAKYYFEKAEQKGIKITKEIWASVE, translated from the coding sequence ATGAATTATAAAATATCTAAATCAGAGAGAAAACAAGTTTATAAAAATAATATAGCATTTATTACTATCATGATAATCACCTTACTTACAACTATTCTTATTACTTTTTCTTCTTTTGCTCAAAACTTGCAAGAGAATGATGCAACCGTTGCCTACAAACAAGGCAAGGAACAAGAAAAAAATGCTTCTACAGCAGCACATTATGAAAAAGTATTTCAGTTATATCAAAAGTCAGCAGTTTTAGGCTATGATTCTGCACAGGTAGCATTAGCGCAATTTTATGAGCTTGGAATAGGAACAAATGTAGATTTTTTGAAAGCTGCTGATTTGTATCAAGAGGCTTTAAAGAAAGGAAATGCACAAGCTGCCTTTCGTTTGGGGAATCTGTATGAAAAAGGAAGTGGTGTAGAGCAAAACATGGAAAAAGCTGCTCGTTGCTATTTGCAAGCGTGGGGAGGAAAATATCCTCGTGCTGGTGAAGCATTGGAACGTATAGATGTAAAACGTTGGTTACCTTCAGATTTGCCTACCTATCGTTTTTATTTGGCGATGAATAATGATGCAAAAGCTCAATATGAGCTTGGAGAAATGTATTTAGGTATAGGCAAAAATACAAAACCAAATTGGATAAAAGCAAAATATTGGTTGGAAAAAGCAGTAACTAACAACTTTGTAGAGGCTCAACTTCTCTTAGCAAAAACACATGAAGAGGGACAAATTGTAGAAAAAAATATTTCTTTAGCTACTTCGTATTATAATCAAGCTGCAAGACAAAATAACCCAACAGCTTTGGCGTGGTTAGAAAATCAGCAGAATCAAGAAAATTCTGAAAATATGAGATTGACAGCTAGTAAAAATACTTCTACTACTTCAACAAAAAATGAAGTTATAGTTCTCAATCATTTTGAAGAAGGTGTAAAGCAATGGAATATCAAAAATAATCAAACTGCTTATACTCATTTTCAAAAAGTATCTTCTAAAAAAGAACCTCAAGTTTTGAAATATTTAGCTATAATGCACAAAGAAAATTTGATTCCGACAGCTAACTTAGGAGAAGCTATTTTATACTTAAATGAGTATATAGTAATTTATCCAGAAGATGCAGAGGGATATAAAATCTTAGGAGAAATTTATCTTATCAAAAAGCAAAAGTCAGAAGCAAAATATTATTTTGAAAAAGCAGAACAAAAAGGAATTAAGATAACAAAAGAAATTTGGGCTTCTGTGGAGTAA
- a CDS encoding 7-carboxy-7-deazaguanine synthase QueE yields MHSFCAVEFAHLHRIIHFLTLNYETKMQTLSSSKIDESSISMKKTLGVSSDTTLPVMEAFYTLQGEGVFAGHAAYFIRLGGCDVGCFWCDVKESWDKEAHPQLSISQIVKEASSFPARLAIITGGEPLMHNLNELTEELKKEGFRIHIETSGAHPLSGTLDWITLSPKRFKKPLKDIYQKSHELKMVIYALSDLEWAQTEAKKVSDSCVLLIQPEWSKSEKNLPILIEFVKENPRWKLSLQTHKFMNIP; encoded by the coding sequence TTGCACTCTTTTTGCGCTGTGGAGTTTGCACACCTTCACCGTATTATTCATTTTCTTACTTTAAATTACGAAACCAAAATGCAAACATTATCTTCATCAAAAATTGATGAGTCATCTATTTCTATGAAAAAAACTCTAGGAGTTTCTTCTGATACAACACTTCCTGTGATGGAAGCATTCTATACGCTACAAGGCGAAGGAGTTTTTGCAGGACACGCAGCTTATTTTATACGTTTAGGAGGCTGTGATGTGGGTTGTTTTTGGTGTGATGTCAAAGAATCTTGGGACAAAGAAGCACATCCACAATTATCTATTTCTCAAATTGTAAAAGAGGCAAGTTCTTTTCCTGCTCGTTTGGCAATTATTACAGGAGGCGAGCCACTGATGCACAATTTGAATGAACTGACAGAAGAATTAAAAAAAGAAGGTTTCAGAATTCATATCGAAACTTCAGGAGCGCATCCACTTTCAGGTACTTTAGACTGGATTACACTTTCTCCAAAACGATTCAAAAAACCTTTGAAGGATATTTATCAAAAATCACATGAGTTAAAAATGGTCATTTATGCGCTTAGTGATTTGGAATGGGCGCAAACAGAAGCTAAAAAAGTTTCTGATTCTTGTGTATTACTTATCCAACCCGAATGGAGTAAGAGTGAGAAAAATTTGCCTATTTTGATAGAGTTTGTAAAAGAAAACCCTAGATGGAAACTTTCACTACAAACACACAAGTTTATGAATATTCCTTAA
- a CDS encoding TraB/GumN family protein, with amino-acid sequence MFNYSSYFIGLVFSALFIFTSTSAKAQLLWEISGNNIKQKSYLFGTVHVGDERVIDYASNIYPYMDNSQTVAGELDLNFMTSITAFAYIMSPKDSTLSKLLTKEEYQEIKPYLSENIGSLAPFLDMVRPVFIMAMLQEKEQEKLAESLHDENAEAEKYPALDMYLQNRARENEQNVIGLETVKEQMTALSSTPIDKQARELYDYIIQKNKTKEQIQDSTKVEIDVVSIEESDTTLVELKNSANPMETLILLYLSENIELLHEQISNEFEEESYQSLIVRRNIVMVQRMEEQMKKGLSKENKKSKKNIIFAAVGAGHLGGKEGMINLLKDAGYTLTPIFFNDKNKIEK; translated from the coding sequence ATGTTTAACTACTCTTCCTATTTCATTGGTTTAGTCTTTTCAGCTCTATTTATCTTTACTTCTACCTCTGCAAAGGCTCAACTTCTTTGGGAAATAAGTGGAAATAATATCAAACAAAAATCATATCTTTTTGGAACTGTTCATGTGGGTGATGAGCGTGTGATTGATTATGCTTCAAATATTTATCCTTATATGGATAATTCTCAAACAGTGGCAGGCGAGCTAGATTTGAACTTTATGACTTCAATTACGGCATTTGCTTATATTATGTCTCCAAAAGATTCAACACTTTCCAAGCTGCTTACAAAAGAAGAGTATCAAGAAATAAAGCCTTATTTGAGTGAAAATATTGGCTCATTAGCTCCTTTTTTGGATATGGTGCGTCCTGTTTTTATTATGGCAATGTTGCAAGAAAAAGAACAAGAAAAACTTGCTGAATCATTGCATGATGAAAATGCAGAAGCCGAAAAATATCCTGCATTAGATATGTATTTGCAAAACCGAGCAAGAGAAAACGAACAAAATGTAATTGGATTGGAAACAGTAAAAGAACAAATGACAGCATTGAGTTCTACACCAATAGACAAACAAGCAAGAGAACTTTATGATTATATCATACAAAAAAATAAAACAAAAGAACAAATTCAAGATTCTACAAAAGTAGAAATTGATGTTGTGAGTATAGAAGAAAGCGATACGACTTTAGTAGAATTGAAAAACTCAGCGAATCCGATGGAAACCCTAATTTTGCTTTATTTGAGTGAAAACATAGAACTTCTACATGAGCAAATATCAAATGAATTTGAAGAAGAATCTTATCAATCGCTTATCGTCAGAAGAAATATTGTGATGGTACAACGAATGGAGGAACAAATGAAAAAAGGACTTTCAAAAGAAAATAAAAAAAGTAAGAAAAATATTATTTTTGCAGCCGTCGGAGCTGGGCATTTGGGAGGAAAAGAAGGAATGATAAATTTATTAAAAGATGCTGGTTATACACTTACACCTATTTTTTTTAATGACAAAAACAAAATTGAGAAATAA
- a CDS encoding Hsp20/alpha crystallin family protein yields MMTIDKTLTKTLALQSQAENIAGGGTVPTKMFLSEEDNGYLLRLTAASVKPSSYKIEVRQGHLIIMSLVKISEFEGVPRFMQAFPLLPHVDSNAIEARYVDGELHVFAPFNDNADESENRKIDIDF; encoded by the coding sequence ATGATGACAATAGATAAAACCTTAACCAAAACACTTGCTTTACAATCACAAGCCGAAAATATAGCTGGTGGAGGAACTGTTCCTACAAAAATGTTTCTTTCAGAAGAAGATAATGGATATTTGCTTCGTCTGACGGCTGCATCTGTGAAGCCAAGTTCATATAAAATAGAAGTTCGTCAAGGGCATTTAATTATTATGTCTTTAGTCAAAATCAGTGAATTTGAAGGCGTTCCACGTTTTATGCAAGCCTTTCCACTTCTTCCTCATGTAGATTCAAATGCTATTGAGGCTCGTTATGTAGATGGAGAACTTCATGTCTTTGCTCCTTTCAATGACAATGCAGACGAAAGTGAAAATAGAAAAATTGATATAGACTTCTGA
- a CDS encoding MXAN_6640 family putative metalloprotease → MKFYSIIKSKIKLSSLAFAFGIIGLSTTNLFAQNNSSNQEDIVFSQKWEEQLNHAISPNHSHTNRSEKSSHSCLSLVLLEGKRNKKRLTSRLQKVLETYDERPELDFAENSEHFRFHYDKTGTDAVSSTDANNNDIPDYIEFMISEFENVYNKEINNLGFIAPPSDGNEGGEQDFYDVYVTNLQQGLYGYVAPEIIIGDNPNSSATETQASTSVLRMRNNYEGFGLENDALRVTAAHEFFHSIQLGYNARTPSAFALEGSASWMEEVIYPRVDDNFQYLESVLGSPDVAINYDFYDDDDPNFNDFTTQWYGSWIFFQYVGENYGKDVVRIFWENMRSQAELEAFDDALETQNISLNTAFEDFFVANVVLSANSISSPFVYARAADYVEYLSQNIDYETVRIEGEMNYLGSSIAWNSSSQGNNRLMRFSADYIKLDTEKEELNVEITPTNTSNQIGVQFVSFDNNGEVRVLKNYPNIGENAKIEVENIDLDNEKYLIIYRLGTENDDFTSQQYTVHIYDPLAPLGIEDNLGTNNYFNIASNPISDNLKFIYQFENQNLEDYKVNITDVLGRKIIQNNSIDKSIPTSKWAKGTYFVTLLYNQKPIAVRKIIVQ, encoded by the coding sequence ATGAAATTTTATTCTATCATAAAATCAAAAATAAAATTATCTTCCTTAGCTTTTGCATTTGGGATAATTGGATTATCTACTACAAATTTATTTGCTCAAAATAATTCTTCAAATCAAGAAGATATAGTATTTTCTCAAAAATGGGAAGAACAATTAAATCATGCTATTTCTCCCAATCATTCACATACCAATAGAAGTGAAAAATCATCTCATTCCTGTCTTTCTTTGGTACTTTTGGAAGGAAAAAGAAATAAAAAACGCCTTACTTCTCGTCTGCAAAAAGTACTAGAAACGTATGACGAACGTCCTGAACTTGATTTTGCAGAAAATTCAGAACATTTTCGTTTTCATTATGACAAAACAGGAACAGATGCAGTTTCTTCAACAGATGCAAACAATAATGATATTCCAGATTATATAGAATTTATGATTTCAGAATTTGAAAATGTCTATAATAAAGAGATTAATAATTTGGGATTTATTGCGCCTCCAAGTGATGGAAATGAAGGTGGCGAACAAGATTTTTATGATGTTTATGTTACTAATTTGCAACAGGGTTTGTATGGATATGTTGCTCCCGAAATAATAATAGGTGATAATCCAAACTCATCAGCGACTGAAACGCAAGCAAGCACAAGTGTGTTGAGAATGCGTAATAATTATGAGGGTTTTGGGCTTGAAAATGATGCGCTCAGAGTAACAGCTGCACATGAATTTTTTCATTCGATTCAGTTGGGTTATAATGCTAGAACACCTTCTGCTTTTGCTTTGGAAGGTTCGGCTTCGTGGATGGAAGAGGTTATTTATCCTCGTGTAGATGATAATTTTCAGTATTTAGAAAGTGTTTTGGGGTCGCCAGATGTAGCCATAAATTATGATTTTTATGATGATGATGACCCAAATTTTAATGATTTTACAACACAATGGTATGGCTCGTGGATATTTTTTCAATATGTAGGAGAAAATTATGGCAAAGATGTAGTACGAATATTTTGGGAAAATATGCGTTCTCAAGCCGAATTAGAAGCCTTTGATGATGCCTTAGAAACCCAAAATATAAGTTTGAATACAGCCTTTGAAGATTTTTTTGTAGCAAATGTTGTTTTATCTGCCAATTCCATTTCAAGTCCTTTTGTGTATGCTCGTGCTGCTGATTATGTAGAATATTTGAGCCAAAATATTGATTATGAAACAGTCCGAATTGAAGGAGAAATGAATTATTTAGGTTCAAGTATAGCTTGGAATAGTAGTTCACAAGGAAATAATCGTTTAATGCGTTTTTCGGCAGATTACATAAAATTGGATACAGAAAAAGAAGAGTTAAATGTAGAAATAACGCCTACAAATACATCAAATCAAATTGGTGTTCAGTTTGTAAGTTTTGATAATAATGGAGAAGTCAGAGTACTCAAAAACTATCCAAATATTGGCGAAAATGCAAAAATTGAAGTAGAAAATATTGATTTAGATAATGAAAAATATCTGATTATTTATCGTTTAGGTACTGAAAATGATGATTTTACATCTCAACAATATACAGTTCACATTTATGACCCTTTAGCACCTTTAGGAATTGAGGATAATTTGGGAACAAATAATTATTTCAATATTGCATCAAACCCTATTTCTGATAATTTGAAGTTTATCTATCAATTTGAAAATCAAAACCTTGAAGATTATAAAGTAAATATTACCGATGTTTTGGGTAGAAAAATCATTCAAAACAATTCAATTGATAAATCTATTCCAACTTCAAAATGGGCAAAAGGAACTTATTTTGTAACACTTTTGTATAATCAAAAACCGATTGCAGTTCGTAAAATAATAGTGCAATAA
- a CDS encoding M50 family metallopeptidase gives MKNSALEEDYASLSSQNTQAAQHSSLIGLLIAAVITVVLFNVPYGNYISYPFLILGTWFHEMGHGLMGLLWGGRFSHLDMFSNGSGVAYTATSGIISRAWVAAAGLMSPPIVGAILIIAGRSQKTAKIAMTVLGAALLLSVIIWVRSIFGVVAVGLWGAVIMACAFKLPHSYKPFVVQFLGIQAWASAFVSLDYMFSDNAGSLGVSDTQAIANLLILPYWFWGGAIALFAVFMLLVSLKVAFKK, from the coding sequence ATGAAAAATTCAGCCTTAGAAGAAGACTATGCTTCTTTATCTTCTCAAAATACGCAAGCAGCTCAACATAGTTCACTTATTGGGCTTTTGATTGCTGCTGTAATCACAGTAGTTCTTTTTAATGTGCCTTATGGAAACTATATTAGTTATCCTTTTTTGATTCTAGGAACATGGTTTCACGAAATGGGACACGGACTTATGGGACTTCTTTGGGGAGGGCGTTTTTCTCACTTAGATATGTTTTCAAATGGCTCAGGAGTTGCTTACACAGCTACTTCGGGTATTATTTCTAGGGCTTGGGTGGCTGCTGCTGGATTGATGTCACCTCCAATTGTAGGTGCTATTTTGATTATAGCTGGACGTTCTCAAAAAACTGCAAAAATTGCCATGACTGTTTTGGGAGCTGCTTTATTACTTTCTGTTATAATTTGGGTGCGTTCTATTTTTGGCGTTGTGGCTGTTGGGCTTTGGGGAGCTGTAATTATGGCATGTGCTTTCAAATTACCTCATTCTTATAAACCTTTTGTAGTTCAGTTTTTGGGTATTCAGGCATGGGCAAGTGCTTTTGTGAGTTTGGATTATATGTTTAGTGATAATGCAGGTTCTTTGGGAGTTTCGGATACGCAAGCAATTGCAAATCTCCTTATTTTGCCTTATTGGTTTTGGGGTGGTGCTATAGCTCTTTTTGCTGTTTTTATGCTTTTAGTAAGTTTGAAGGTAGCTTTTAAGAAATAA
- a CDS encoding metal ABC transporter ATP-binding protein, with the protein MITQVENPVLEIHDLTVSYERKPVLWNIDLSIPKGSLVGIIGPNGAGKSTLIKAVMGLLPLSSGYVKLLDKNLNEVRDKISYVPQRESVDWDFPISVFEVVLMGRYGKMGLMRRPSKKDKEVALQSLEQVGMSAFASRQISQLSGGQQQRVFLARALAQEADLYLMDEPFVGVDAATESAIITLLRDMRAAGKTVIVVHHDLQSAAEYFDWVVLLNMRLVASGETKTTLTPSLLEETYGGRLTVLSEVGELLKKAQFPSRED; encoded by the coding sequence TTGATAACACAAGTAGAAAACCCAGTTTTAGAAATCCATGACCTTACGGTTAGTTATGAGCGCAAACCTGTACTTTGGAATATTGATTTATCAATTCCAAAAGGTTCTTTAGTGGGAATAATTGGCCCTAATGGCGCAGGAAAATCAACACTTATAAAAGCTGTAATGGGACTTTTGCCGTTGAGTAGTGGATATGTCAAGTTATTAGACAAAAATCTTAATGAAGTTAGAGATAAAATAAGTTATGTTCCTCAGCGAGAATCTGTCGATTGGGACTTTCCAATTTCTGTTTTTGAAGTTGTCTTGATGGGAAGATATGGAAAAATGGGTTTGATGCGTCGCCCTTCCAAAAAAGATAAAGAAGTTGCTTTACAATCTTTGGAGCAGGTCGGAATGAGTGCTTTTGCCTCTCGTCAGATTTCACAGCTTTCTGGAGGACAGCAACAGCGTGTTTTTTTGGCTAGAGCTTTGGCACAAGAAGCTGATTTATATTTGATGGATGAGCCTTTTGTAGGAGTTGATGCAGCCACAGAATCAGCCATTATCACGCTTTTAAGAGATATGAGAGCAGCAGGAAAAACAGTTATTGTTGTTCATCATGATTTGCAATCAGCAGCCGAATATTTTGACTGGGTCGTTCTTTTGAATATGCGTTTGGTAGCAAGTGGAGAAACAAAAACTACACTTACACCATCTCTTTTAGAAGAAACATATGGAGGAAGATTGACCGTTTTGTCAGAAGTAGGAGAATTATTAAAAAAAGCTCAATTTCCTTCAAGAGAGGATTGA
- a CDS encoding tetratricopeptide repeat protein: MKNDTQFIKHNYLKKIVMLLFICALASCFSDAQAQRKSRKDKKKDKEEQANAIKKEPIDGQVSNSLLAEQTFFEGMKEFIKEEYKRAIPYFEESLKHDASNPTAHYQISLCYYKLNSLQDALMYAMQAVKMEEENFYFLSHLATIQIDMRMLDAAEKTYKQILAKIGGDEITYLNLAALYIEMNEYKKAIHTYDRMEKELGLNQNVIRQKQILYLQMQDTESALNEGEKLMLEFPDEIEFKLAQIELLLNQKRYADAELLLEGITKEQEEFPAQVYLMLAQIYHNKDQPKNEVQSLKKAFQSSDISLDSKLNLLMGLYQNANLSTEKGQKTIEMSSQLAQTLTEVHPQEPSSFGVFGDFLLKQKKYTEAFDAYKSALKIDPNNYSLWERTTQLALESKNYEYAISTSEDALEYFPNQPNLWFLNGVAYLSSTKNEQAIASLEQGKKMVFNNPELLSQFESQLGDIYYKNEDYKKADEAYEKALKQNPNNAHALNNYSYYLSLREEKMELAAELGARLVKLYPNNPTYLDTYGWILYVKKDYKEAEKYLSLAAQTTQSATIIEHYGDVLLKLNRKQEAILEWKKASALDSTNETLKQKIEQHSQSEKK, translated from the coding sequence ATGAAAAATGATACACAATTCATAAAACATAATTATCTTAAAAAGATAGTTATGTTGTTATTTATTTGTGCTTTAGCAAGTTGCTTTTCAGATGCTCAAGCACAACGCAAAAGTAGAAAGGACAAAAAAAAGGATAAAGAAGAGCAAGCAAATGCCATTAAAAAAGAGCCTATTGATGGTCAGGTAAGTAATAGTTTGTTAGCCGAACAGACATTCTTTGAAGGAATGAAAGAATTTATCAAAGAGGAATATAAAAGAGCCATTCCCTACTTTGAAGAATCTCTAAAGCATGATGCAAGCAATCCCACAGCACATTATCAGATTTCTCTTTGCTATTATAAACTGAATAGTTTGCAAGATGCGCTGATGTATGCCATGCAAGCTGTAAAAATGGAAGAAGAGAATTTTTATTTTTTATCACATCTTGCTACTATTCAGATAGATATGCGAATGCTTGATGCAGCCGAAAAAACATATAAACAAATTCTTGCAAAAATAGGAGGAGATGAAATCACGTATCTAAATTTGGCTGCTCTTTATATTGAAATGAATGAATACAAAAAAGCAATTCATACTTATGATAGAATGGAAAAAGAGTTAGGCTTGAATCAAAATGTAATTCGTCAGAAACAAATTTTGTATTTACAAATGCAAGATACAGAGTCTGCTCTTAACGAAGGTGAAAAATTAATGCTTGAGTTTCCAGATGAAATAGAGTTCAAATTAGCACAAATAGAATTATTATTAAATCAAAAACGGTATGCTGATGCAGAACTTCTTTTAGAGGGAATTACAAAAGAACAAGAAGAGTTTCCTGCACAAGTATATCTCATGCTTGCTCAAATTTATCACAATAAAGACCAACCAAAAAATGAAGTACAAAGCCTCAAAAAAGCATTTCAATCAAGTGATATTTCTTTAGATTCAAAACTCAATTTGTTGATGGGATTGTATCAAAATGCAAACCTAAGTACAGAAAAAGGACAAAAAACGATTGAAATGAGTAGTCAGCTTGCTCAAACACTCACAGAAGTACATCCTCAAGAACCCTCTTCTTTTGGAGTTTTTGGAGATTTTTTATTAAAACAAAAAAAATATACAGAAGCCTTCGATGCCTACAAAAGCGCACTCAAAATAGACCCCAATAATTATTCACTTTGGGAACGTACTACTCAACTTGCCTTAGAATCTAAAAATTATGAGTATGCCATTTCTACAAGTGAAGATGCTTTAGAATATTTTCCTAATCAACCTAATTTATGGTTTCTCAATGGTGTTGCTTATTTATCTAGTACAAAAAATGAACAAGCGATTGCATCTTTAGAGCAAGGAAAAAAAATGGTTTTTAATAATCCAGAGCTTTTGAGTCAGTTTGAATCTCAACTAGGAGATATTTATTATAAAAATGAAGATTATAAAAAAGCAGACGAGGCATATGAAAAGGCATTAAAACAGAATCCTAATAATGCTCATGCTTTAAATAATTATTCTTATTATCTCTCATTAAGAGAAGAAAAAATGGAACTCGCAGCCGAATTAGGCGCAAGGCTTGTAAAACTTTATCCCAATAATCCCACTTATTTGGATACCTATGGTTGGATTTTGTATGTCAAAAAAGACTATAAAGAAGCTGAAAAATATTTATCTTTAGCTGCTCAAACTACTCAAAGTGCAACTATTATCGAACACTATGGAGATGTACTTTTAAAGTTAAATAGAAAGCAAGAAGCTATTTTGGAATGGAAAAAAGCATCTGCATTAGATTCTACGAATGAAACACTCAAGCAGAAAATAGAACAACACTCACAAAGTGAAAAAAAATAA